The Arvicola amphibius chromosome 11, mArvAmp1.2, whole genome shotgun sequence genome has a segment encoding these proteins:
- the Pgap4 gene encoding post-GPI attachment to proteins factor 4, with translation MTKNCLMTTPTSPAAMLLRRLRRLSWGSTAVQLFILTVVTFGLLAPLACHRLLHSYFYLRHWHLNQMSQEFLQQSLKEGEAALHYFEELPSANGSVPIVWQATPRPWLVITIITVDRQPGFHYVLQVVSQFHRLLQQCGPQCEGHQLFLCNVERSVSHIDAKLLSKYVPVANRYEGTEDDYGDDPSTNSFEKEKQDYVYCLESSLQTYNPDYVLMVEDDAIPEEQIFPVLEHLLRARFSEPHLQDALYLKLYHPERLQHYFNPEPMRILEWVGVGMLLGPVLTWIYMKFACRPGFSWPVMLFFSLYSMGLVELVGRHYFLELRRLSPSLYSVVPASQCCTPAMLFPAPAARRTLTYLSQVYCHKGFGKDMALYSLLRAKGERAYVVEPNLVKHIGLFSSLRYNFHPSLL, from the coding sequence ATGACCAAAAATTGCCTCATGACCACGCCAACCTCTCCAGCTGCCATGCTTCTCCGGAGGCTTCGGCGACTCTCCTGGGGCAGCACTGCTGTCCAGCTCTTCATCCTAACTGTGGTGACATTTGGCTTACTGGCCCCGCTGGCCTGCCACCGGCTCCTGCACTCTTATTTCTATTTGCGCCATTGGCATCTAAACCAGATGAGCCAGGAGTTCCTGCAGCAAAGCCTGAAGGAGGGAGAGGCTGCGCTTCACTACTTTGAAGAGCTGCCCTCTGCCAATGGTTCTGTGCCCATCGTGTGGCAGGCCACCCCGCGGCCCTGGCTGGTGATCACCATTATCACCGTGGACAGGCAGCCCGGCTTCCACTATGTCTTACAGGTAGTGTCCCAGTTCCATCGGCTTCTGCAGCAGTGCGGCCCCCAGTGTGAGGGGCACCAGCTCTTCCTGTGTAATGTGGAAAGGAGTGTGAGCCATATCGACGCTAAGCTCCTGTCTAAGTACGTCCCTGTTGCCAACCGCTACGAGGGCACCGAAGATGATTACGGCGACGACCCTTCAACTAACTCGtttgagaaagagaagcaagactATGTCTATTGCCTGGAGTCATCCCTGCAGACCTACAATCCAGACTATGTCTTGATGGTGGAGGATGACGCCATACCAGAAGAACAGATCTTCCCAGTATTGGAGCACCTTCTGCGGGCTCGCTTCTCCGAGCCACACCTCCAAGACGCCCTGTATCTGAAGCTCTATCACCCGGAGAGGCTCCAGCACTACTTCAACCCAGAGCCTATGCGGATCCTGGAGTGGGTTGGCGTGGGCATGCTGCTGGGGCCTGTGCTAACCTGGATATACATGAAGTTCGCCTGCCGCCCGGGCTTCAGTTGGCCCGTCATGCTTTTCTTCTCCCTGTACAGCATGGGGCTGGTGGAACTGGTGGGCCGACACTACTTCCTGGAACTGCGGCGCCTGAGCCCCTCCTTGTACAGTGTGGTTCCCGCCTCCCAGTGCTGCACCCCAGCTATGCTCTTCCCCGCCCCTGCAGCCCGCAGGACCCTCACCTACCTGTCCCAGGTGTACTGCCACAAGGGCTTTGGCAAGGACATGGCACTGTACTCTCTGTTAAGAGCCAAGGGGGAGCGGGCCTACGTGGTGGAGCCCAACCTTGTGAAACACATCGGGCTCTTCTCTAGCCTCCGGTACAATTTTCATCCCAGTCTGCTCTAA